From the genome of Argentina anserina chromosome 4, drPotAnse1.1, whole genome shotgun sequence, one region includes:
- the LOC126790881 gene encoding uncharacterized protein LOC126790881, which translates to MSSHGGVSIGRARGENRFYNPPPIRERQQLLQKQKLEQEKKQQQQQQLSVSVVVESDDCATSHSSGSGREALSEAANLDRFIEFTTPLARAQFLPKTSSRGWRSHRPESHPYFVLGDLWESFKEWSAYGAGVPLLLNGSDSVIQYYVPYLSAIQLYLDPSKPPTRIRRHGDDSDAESSRETSSDGSSDCGAERRTNGVVDKTWSWQSTADVNGLGCNRVLPRDKPLTGSSSDESEICNPPGQLVFQYMEHDQPFGREPLADKIQVLASQFPELRTYKSCDLSPSSWISVAWYPIYRIPTGPTLQSLDACFLTFHSLSTPLKGTSTDRLRPSGARPREVQNASYKLLLPTFGLASYKFKGSFWNPNGVYESQKVNSLLQAAENWLRLLHVHHPDFNFFVSHNTLRR; encoded by the exons ATGTCTAGCCACGGTGGAGTTTCGATCGGTCGGGCTCGGGGCGAGAACCGGTTCTACAACCCGCCCCCGATTCGAGAACGACAACAACTGCTCCAGAAACAGAAGCTGGAACAGGAGAAAAAacagcagcaacaacaacagctGTCCGTGTCGGTGGTGGTGGAGTCCGACGACTGTGCCACGTCGCACAgttccgggtcgggtcgggaaGCCCTCAGCGAGGCCGCCAATTTAGATCGGTTCATTGAGTTCACCACCCCATTGGCTCGTGCTCAGTTTTTGCCCAAG ACGAGTAGCAGGGGATGGAGGAGTCATCGGCCGGAGTCGCATCCCTACTTTGTGCTTGGAGACTTATGGGAGTCTTTCAAGGAGTGGAGTGCGTACGGCGCGGGTGTTCCTCTTCTGTTAAATGGGAGTGACTCTGTCATACAGTACTATGTTCCGTATTTGTCTGCCATTCAGCTCTATTTAGACCCATCAAAGCCTCCCACAAGGATAAG GAGGCATGGTGATGATAGTGATGCAGAGTCATCGAGGGAGACAAGTAGTGATGGCAGCAGTGATTGTGGTGCagaaagaagaacaaatgGTGTTGTTGATAAAACTTGGAGTTGGCAGAGTACTGCTGATGTAAATGGCCTTGGTTGTAATAGAGTCTTACCAAGAGATAAACCCTTAACTGGTTCTTCAAGTGATGAAAGTGAGATCTGCAACCCTCCAGGTCAGCTTGTATTTCAGTATATGGAGCATGATCAACCGTTTGGCCGTGAACCTTTGGCTGATAAG ATTCAAGTACTTGCATCCCAATTTCCAGAGCTGAGGACTTACAAGAGCTGTGATTTATCACCTTCTAGTTGGATTTCTGTAGCATG GTATCCAATATATCGGATACCAACAGGTCCGACATTACAGAGCTTGGATGCTTGTTTCTTGACCTTTCACTCCCTGTCGACTCCCTTAAAAG GTACAAGCACTGATAGGCTTCGTCCCAGCGGTGCACGACCTAGAGAGGTTCAAAATGCCAGCTACAAACTCTTGTTGCCAACCTTTGGATTGGCTTCCTACAAGTTTAAGGGTTCCTTTTGGAACCCAAATGGAGTTTATGAGTCTCAAAAGGTAAATTCCCTATTGCAAGCAGCTGAGAACTGGCTCAGGCTATTGCATGTTCATCACCCTGATTTTAACTTCTTTGTGTCGCACAATACACTTCGAAGGTGA
- the LOC126789930 gene encoding major strawberry allergen Fra a 1-3-like yields MGVFKYEAEYTSVIAPARLFKAFVLDADNLIPKIAPEAIKSAEILEGDGGVGTIKKITFGEGSSHSYVKHRIDAIDSENFVYSYSVIEGAPDVIEKICYETKLVASGSGTVIKSSSEYHVKGDVEIKEEDVKAGKEKASHLFKVIEKYLLEHHDAYN; encoded by the exons ATGGGTGTCTTCAAGTACGAGGCCGAGTACACCTCTGTTATCGCCCCAGCTAGGTTGTTCAAGGCCTTCGTTCTTGATGCTGATAACCTCATCCCCAAGATTGCCCCAGAGGCAATCAAGTCCGCTGAGATCCTTGAAGGAGATGGCGGTGTTGGAACCATCAAGAAGATCACCTTCGGAGAAG GTAGCTCCCACAGCTATGTGAAGCACAGAATTGATGCCATTGACAGCGAGAACTTCGTCTACAGCTACAGTGTGATAGAGGGAGCTCCAGACGTAATCGAGAAGATCTGTTACGAGACTAAGTTGGTGGCGTCCGGCAGTGGTACCGTCATCAAGAGCAGCAGTGAATACCATGTCAAGGGTGATGTTGAGATCAAGGAAGAGGATGTcaaggccggaaaagagaaGGCTTCTCACCTCTTCAAGGTCATTGAGAAGTACCTCTTGGAGCACCATGATGCCTACAACTAA